The DNA sequence GATCACGTTGCGGTCGATGCGGTGCGGGTAGGCCTTCTCGCCTTCGATGCCGGCGCGTTCGTCCTCCATCTGCCGCACCGCCTTCGCGCCGGTGCCGGTGACGCTCTGGTAGGTGCTCACCACCACGCGCTTCGCGGTGAAGGCCCGGTGCAGTGGCGCCAGCGCGAGCACGAGTTGGATGGTGCTGCAGTTCGGGTTGGCGATGATCCTGTCCTCTGCGGCGAGCAGGTGGCCGTTGATCTCCGGCACGATCAGCTTCTTGTCCGGTAACATGCGCCAGGCGCTGCTGTTGTCGATCACCGTGCAGCCCGCTTCCGCGAAACGCGGCGCCCATTCCAGGGAGGTGGCGCCACCGGCGGAGAAGAGCGCCAGGTCTGGCTTGCGTGCCACGGCTTCCTCCATGCCGATCACGGGCACTTCGCGGCCGCCGAAGCGCACCTTGCCGCCCACGCTGCGTTCGCTGGCCACGGCCAGCAGTTCATCCACGGGGAAGCGGCGCTCCTGGAGCACCTTCAGCATGACCCCACCGACCAGGCCGGTGGCACCTACGACCGCTACTTTCATGATGTTCGGGAAACGTGCGCCGGGGGCCGAAAGTACTACCTTTCACACCCCTCCAAAGGCATGCTCCGCACCACGCTCATCGCACTTTTCGCCGCCTGCATCGCACTGCCGGTCCGCGCCCAGTTCACCGACGGTTTCGACGACGGTGACTTCACGAACGATCCCACCTGGAGCGGTGACGCGGGCCTGTTCACCATCGTGCAGGAGGCCGGCAGCAACATGCTGCGCAGCAACAGCCCCGGCGCGGCCACCTACCACTTGAGCACACCCAGCCTACAGGCCGCCAATGCGCAGTGGGAGTTCTTCCTCAACCTGAAGTTCGCCACCAGTGGCACCAACTACGTGGACGTCTATCTGATGAGTCCGCAGGCCGATCTGATCCCACGGCCCGAAGGCTACTTCGTGCGCATCGGCGATACGCCGGACCACATCGTGCTGTACCGGCGTGTGGGCACCACCAACACCGCGCTGGCGGAAAGTCCGAACGGCACGGTGGGCAGCAGCAGCAACAACCCCTTCCGCATCAGGGTGACGCGTGACGCGGATGACCTGTGGACCCTGGCCTACCAGCCGGGTGGCACGGGCAACTTCACCCTGGCGGGCACGGCCACCGACGCCACCTTCAACAGCTGCACGCACTTCGGCGTCCTCATCGTACAGAGCGCCGCCGCCGGGCCGATCAACAACCACTTCTTCGATGACTTCATCGTCGGCAACATCCCCGTGGATGGGACGCCGCCCACGATCGTCGGCGTGGATGTGGTGGACGCGACGCAGGTGGACGTGCGCTTCGATGAACCTGTGACGCTCCCATCCGCCAACATCGCGGCCAACTATGCCCTGGCACCCGCGATCGCGATCAACTCGGCACAACAGGATGGCGTCGATCCCACCAAGGTGCGGCTGGTGTTGGCGCAGGCCATGCAGAACGGCACCACCTATACCCTCACGGTGAATGGTGTGGAAGATGCCGCTGGCAATGCCACGGTGGGCGCCACGGGTCAGTTCCTCTATTTCGTCCCCGATGTGCCCGCCTACCGGGAGGTGGTGATCAACGAATTGATGCCGGACCCCAACCCACCGGTGGGACTGCCGGACGCGGAGTACATCGAACTATTCAACGCCACCACGGACAAGTACTTCGACCTGGCGGGCTGGCGCATCACCACCCTCAGCACGAGCGCCACACTGCCCGCGCATCCGCTCGGCCCCGGCGATCACGTGGTGTTCGTGAACAACGCCCAGCTGCCCAACTTCTCCGCCTTTCCGAACGTGCGGGGATACAGCTTGAGCAACACGGCGCTGCTCAACGCAGGTACCACTGTGACACTCGAGGCGCCCGGCAACGTGGCGATCGATGTGGTGGCCTACACCTCGGATTGGTATCAGGATCCGGACAAAGTGAATGGGGGCTGGAGCCTGGAACAGGTGGATCCCTATGCGCCGTGCTCGGGCGCCCAGAACTGGCGGGCTTCGGTGGCGTCGCTCGGCGGTACACCGGGATCGCCCAATTCGGTGTTGCAGACCACACCCGATGACACGCCACCGGCCCTTGTGCAGGCGCAGGTGCTGTCCGCCAACGCGCTTCAACTCGTCTTCAGCGAAGGACTGGACGGTGCGAGCATCCCGGGCGCCACCTACACCATCACGCCCTTCGTGCCGGTGACGTCGGTCCTCCCACAGCCGCCGATCAACCAGCTGGTGCAGGTGCTGCTCGGCGCTCCCCTGGAGGAGGGGGTGATGCACACGATCACGGTGACCGGCGTGGCGGACTGCTCGGGCAATACGATCGCCACGGCCAACAGTGCGCAATTCCTCTTCTTCACGCCCGCCGCGCCCGCCTTCCGCGATGTGGTGATCAATGAGCTGATGGTGGATCCCACGCCCACGGTAGGTCTGCCCGATGCGGAGTACATCGAGCTCTTCAACACCACCACGGACAAGTTCTTCGATCTGGCGGGTTGGCGCATCACCACGCTCACCACAAGCGCCACACTGCCGTCGTACGCCCTGCTGCCCGGGGAACATGTGGTCTTCGTGAACAATGCGCAAGTGCCGAACTTCTCCGCCATACCCAACGTGGCGGGATACGGTTTGAGCACCACGGCCCTGCTGAACGACGGCACCACCCTGACACTTGAAGGACCTGGCGGCGCGCCTGTGGATGTGGTGGCATACACCTCCGCCTGGTACCGCGACCCCGCCAAGAGCGATGGGGGCTGGAGTCTGGAGCAGATCGACCCCTATCTGCCCTGTTCCGGCGCGTTCAACTGGCGCGCCTCCACAGGGATCGCGGGCGGCACGCCGGGTGAGGCCAACGCGGTGCTGCAAGTGGCGCCCGATACGGCACCGCCGGTCCTGGAGAAGATCTTGCCCCTGTCGGAAACGCTCTTGGAGCTGGTCTTCAATGAAGGGCTGGGCGGAGAGAGCGTGCTCGACGCCACGTATACCATCACGCCTTTCCTTCCCGTGAATGGCATCATATCCCTGCCACCGATCAACCAACGTGTGCAGTTGATCCTCGGTGCGGCCATGGAGATCGGCACGATCTACACGCTGGTGGTGGAAGGTGTGGACGATTGCTCCGGCAATGCGATCACTGGGGCCAACAGCGCGCAGTTCGCGCTGCCCGAAGCGCCGGAGGCGGGCGATGTGGTGGTGAACGAGGTACTGCCCAACCCGATCACCACCGGCGGTGAGTATGTGGAAGTATACAACCGCAGCACCAAGGTGTTGAGCCTGCAGGGCTGGAAGATGGCCAACGAGAGCGGTGGGGCGGTGGCCAACCCGCGCGTCATCAGCAACGAGCCGCTGCTGCTCTTCCCGGGTGAGTACATGCTCTTCACGCGCAACCCCTTCGTCACCGCGCAGCAATTCCCTTTGGGCCGCAGCGGGCGTTTCGTCACCGTGAACCTGCCGAGCTACACGAACACCAGCGGCGTGGTGGTGGTGCTGAGCGACCAGGACGATGTGATCGACCTGTTCCGCTACGATGACAAGCTGCACTTCCCCCTGCTGCGCAACGTGAAGGGCGTGTCCCTGGAACGTCAGGACCCCGACCGCCCCACCGACGACCGCACCAACTGGCACAGTGCCTCGGAGTATGTGGGTTTCGGCACACCGGGCTACGAGAATTCGCAGTATGCGCCCGCCCCCCGGCCCACCGGCGAGATGACGATCGAGCCGGCCATCTTCAGCCCCGACAACGATGGCTACCAGGACGTGCTCACCATCGCGTTCCGCTTCGACCAGCCGGGCTTCGTGGGCACCATGCGCGTGTATGACATCGCCGGGCGCGAAGTGCGCAGGTTGATGGACAGCCAGTTGCTCGGTACGCTCGGCGCCGTGTCATGGGACGGCATCCAGGACAACGGCAGCAAGGCGCGCATGGGCCCATACATCGTCCACTTCGAGGTGTACGACCTGGCCGGCAACGTGGAGACCTTCCGCAAGACCGTCACCCTCGCCCACCGGCTCGACTGAGGCGTATCCTTCAGTCCAAGGCGTTGCGCGTGACCCAATAGCGCCAGGCAAGCAGCAGCTTGTGGTGGCCGCCAAGCCGCATCATGCGTTCAGGGCGGACCTTCGGAAGCAGCAGCTTGTTCAGCCTTGCCAAGGTCAGGAAGAAGGCCCTGCGCATGCCCTCATGGTTCGCCCACCAGCTGGAAGAGTTCCTTCAGGTCGGGCGTGAGGATGATCTCCGTACGGCGGTTGCGCGCCCGGCCATCGGCCTCGCGGTTGCTGGCCACGGGGATCCACTCGCCGCGGCCCGCCGAGGTTACCCGCTTGGGGTCGAGCTTGTGGTCCGTGGTGAGGATGCGCACGATGCTCGTGGCCCGTGCGGTGCTCAGTTCCCAGTTGTCCTTGAACCGCCCGCTGGCGATGGGGATCGTGTCGGTATGGCCCTCCACCATCACGCCGATGTCCGCGTTGGCGTTGAGCACCTGGGCCAGCTGTCCGATGGCCTCCTTGCCCTTGGGGTCCACGTCCGCGCTGCCGCTCTTGAACAGCAGCTTCTCGCTGAGCGACACGTACACCTTGCCGTCCTTCATCGTTACGGTGAGTTCGTCGCTCTTGAAGTTCACCAGCGCGTCGGCCACCTTGCGGCGCAGGCTGTTCAGCGCGTTGGTCTGCGCGTCCAGCTTGCGGTTGAGTTCGTCCATGCGGCGCACTTTGTCCAGCAGTTCGGCGTCCTTCTTCGACAGCATGGCCTCGCTGTTGGTCAGTGATTTCTGCAACAGCTCCAATTCGCCCTCCAGCACCTTGGACTTGCCTTGTATGGCGGCCAGATCGCTCTGCGTGGACTTCAAGCCACCTTCCAATTGGGCGATACGCGCCACCTGGCGGGTGCTGTCGGCCTGCAGCCGCGACACATGGTCCGTGGCGGAGACGTACTTCTTCTTGGCCACGCAGGAGGGCAATACGAGAACGAGAACCAGGGCGGGATAGAGGATACGTGTGATCATGAGGACAGGGTGTTGGTCGAGGGAAAATTAGTTCATCGGTGCAGATGGTCCACATGCTCGCCTGGCCATTGCAGTTCGATGGTGGCATGATGCACGCCGAGTTCATGGAGGGCATGGCGGGCGAGTTCCTTGATGGCATGGGATTCCTCCAAGGAGCCGGTCGCCACCTCCAGGTGCACGCTGGCCACCACGTATTCGCCATCGAGGCTCCAGGTATGCGCATCGGTCAGGGCGCGCACACCGGGAATGGCCAGGAGCGCGGCCTCCACGCTGGCGGCCGCCACGCCATGGGGCTGCGCCTGCATGAGAATGGCGGTGCCTTTGCGCAGCGTGCCCATGGCGTTCACCAGGATGTAGGCGCTGATGCCCATGGCCAGGAGTGGATCCACCACGGCCCAGCCCGTGAAGTGGATGACGATGGCGCCGACGAGGACGGCCGCCCAGCCGAGCACATCCTCCAGCAGGTGCAGGTAGGCGCCGCGTTCGTTCAGCGTGCGTCCACCGTGCAGGCGCCATGCGGCCAGGCCGTTCATCAGCAGGCCGAAGACCGCGATCGCCATCATGCCGGTGGAGTGCGGTTCCACGGGCGCGAAGAGGCGCGGGATGGAGACGGTGAACATGAACACCGCGCCCACGATGAGGATCACCGAGGCGAGCCAGCCGCCAAGCATGCTGTAGCGCGCATAGCCATAGCTGTAGCGGATATCCCGGCCGCGCGTGGCCACGCCCTGCAGGTACCACGCCGCGCCCAGCACCAGGCAGTCGCCCAGGTCATGCACCGCATCGGTGAGTACGGCGATGCTGTTGGTGAGCCACCCGCCGATGGCTTCCACCACGGTGAAGGCGAGGTTCAGGAAGAACGCGGTGCGCAACGCGACGACCGAAGGCGGCGGAGGGGGAGTGGTGCCGTGCGCGTGCTGGTGGTGGCCGCCCATGCCGCCAAGTTAGACGGGAGGCGCATGAAGCGATCAGCCCACCACTACGCGGCCGGTCTTGCGTGCCAGCTTGGTCTTCACCTGGATCAGCCGGTTCTTTTCCGCCAGCACCAGGAGTTGCTCCTCATAGGGGACATCGCCGAGCTTGTCGTCCAGGTCGCGCAGCAGCCGGTCCACACGACGTTCCTTGAGGATGTCCACGGCCTCCTCCAACGCGTCGTAGAGCTCATGGCTCTCGTGCCGCACATGGATCTTGTGCCGTGCCTGCCAGTTGGGACTGAGCAGGTGCCGCTCCGTGAGGAGGTCGATGGCCGTGCGGCGCCATTGTTCCTCGTCATGCCCCACGTAGCGCGTATTGTCCACGTTCTGGCCCAGGTTCAGCGAGTGCCGGTAGTCGAGATAGATGGCGAGGAGGAGCGGATCGTCGAAGAGGATGTCGTCCAAGGCCAGCAATTCGAACATCACTTCGGCGAGTGAGCTCTCATCCACGGTCGTGGCGCCGTTCTCATCCTGCACGGGCACCATGATGCGTTGGTGGCCGTAGTTCAGCAGGATGCGCAACAGGTCCCGTTCCTGCGGCGTGGTGCCAACATCCTCCAGGGTCTCCTGCGATGGCGCGGACAGTGTGGCGATCGGTTCATCGGCCATCGCGGCATCCTCATGCCTGCGCTTGTGCCTGCGCCGAAGCGCCTTGTTCATCTCGCTGATGAGGGCCTGTTCGGAGACCTCCAGCATGCGCGCGCATTCCCTCAAATAGAGCGCGCGCAGGATCTGGTCGGGCACCAGCGCGATGCTGTCCACGATCTCGTGGATGGCCTGTGACCTCTTCACGGGGTCCTGCCCCACATCGGCCATGAGCAGCGCCGCCTTGAAGACCAGGAAATCCTTCGCCTGTTCCTCGAGGTACGTGCGCACTTCGCTGCTGCCGCGCGCCTTGGCGAAGCTGTCAGGGTCCTCGCCCTCGGGGAAGGTCACCACCTTCACGTTGAGGCCCTCCTGCAGCACCAGGTCGATGCCGCGCAAGCTGGCCTTCATCCCGGCGGCGTCACCGTCGTAGAGGATGCATACCGTGGGGGCGTAGCGCTTGATCAGGCGAACCTGGTCCTCGGTGAGGCTGGTGCCGCTGCTGGCCACGGTGTTGACGATGCCGGCCTGGTGCAGCGCGATCACGTCGGTGTAGCCCTCCACCAGGTAGCAGAGTTCCTGCTCGGCAATGGCCTTCTTGGCGTGGTGGATGCCGTAGAGCGACCGGCTCTTCACATAGAGGGCGCTCTCGGGGCTGTTGAAATACTTCGCCAGTTTCTTGTCGTTGCGCAGGGTGCGCGCACCGAAGGCGATGGGCTGGCCACTGAGCCCGAGGATGGGGAATATGACGCGCCCTGCGAAGAAGTCCCAGGCGGTGCCGTCCTCGCGCCGCTTGATCCAGCCGGCCTTCTCCAGCAATTCCGGATCGAAGCCATGTGCCAATGCCGCGGTGGCGAAGGCGTTGCCCTGTTCGGGCACATAGCCCAGCTGGAAGGACCGGATGGTGGCTTCGCTGAACCCGCGCTCCACGAAGTAGGAGAGGCCGATGCGACGCCCTTCGTCGGTGTTCCACAGGTGCTCCACGCTCCACTCCAACGCCCAGCGCTGGATCACGGCCAGCGCCTCACGCTCGTTCTGCTCTTCCTGCTGCTCGGGTGTCGCCTCCTCTTCCGGCAGATCGATGTTGTAGCGCTTCGCCAGCCAGCGGATCGCCTCCACGTAGCTCAGGTGCTCGTGCTTGCGCAGAAAGCCGATCGCATCGCCGGACTCGCCGCAGCCGAAGCATTTGTAGATGCCGAGGTTGGGCGTGACGTTGAAGGAGGGCGTCTTCTCGTTGTGGAACGGGCAGAGGCCCAGCCAGCGCGCGCCCTTGCGCTTGAGGGCCACGAATTCGCCCACGACCTCCTCCACGCGCATGGCGTCCTTCACCTGTTGGATGGCGTGGGGCTGGATCATGGAAAGGCGGTGCGGCGGGGCGGTGAATTTACGCCCGGCGATGGGTGCCGGACGGCGCTCAGCGCTGTTCCAGGATATGGCCGAGCGTGTCGTAAAGAACGGTCTTCAGGTGCGTGCCGTCCGCGCTGTAGAAGTTCCACTCGCCCGTGGGGTTCCCTCGGTGGTATTGGCCGGTGTAGTAGGGCAGCCCGCTTTCATGGTAGACCTCCGTGGAGCCGTGCTGGATCCCCTGTTCGAACTGTCCCCGGCTGCGGATCATGCCGTTGGGGAAGAAGGACGTCCAAGTGCCATGGCGCAGACCATCCATCTTGGGGCCGCGCATGCGCAGGGTGCCATCGTTGGCGCGGATCTCCTCCATGCCATCGCTGGTCCGGACGGTTCCTGCGGTGTCCGCGACACCGTCAACGGGCTTGTCCGCCGACCGCTGCGGTGCGCCCGCGGGTCGGTCGCAGGAGCACAGGATGGACAAGGCGATGGCGATGGCGGAAGGGCGGAGGAGCATGGCGTTCATTTCGTTCTTTCCACGGTGAAGCGCACCAGTCCTTCCAGCGCGTCACGTGCTTCCGTACGCGGAAAATGGTGGAGTTCGGCCAAGGCCAGATCGCGGTAGTGGACCATGCGTTGGTTCGCGTGCGCGATGCCGCCGGCCTCCTTCACCAGTTCCACCACGCGCGCCACGGCCCGCCCGTCCTGGTTTCGGTTCTTCACGGTGTCCACGATGCGGCGCCGCTCGGCCCGGTCCACCTGGCGCAGCGCATGGATCAGCGGCAGGGTGAGCTTCTTCTCCTTGATGTCGAGGCCGGTGGGTTTGCCCGTGTCCTGGCCCGCGCCATAATCGAAGAGGTCGTCCTTGATCTGGAAGGCGATGCCGGTGAATTCGCCGAAAAGCCGCATGCGCTCCACCTCCTCCTGCGGCCGTCCGGCGGCACTGGCCCCGCAGGCGCAGCACGCGGCGATGAGACTGGCGGTCTTCTGGCGGATGATCTCGAAGTAGGTCTCCTCGCCTAGATCCAGGTCGCGGCTCTTTTCCAATTGCAGCAGCTCGCCCTCGCTCATCTCGCGCACGGCCCGGCTCACGATGCGCAGCAACTCGAACTCGCCCTTGTCCACCGCCAGCAGCAGGCCCCGGCTCAGCAGGTAGTCGCCCACGAGCACGGCGATCTTGTTCTTCCACAGGGCGTTGATGCTGAAGAAGCCCCGGCGCATGGCGCTGCCGTCCACCACGTCATCATGCACCAGGGTGGCGGTGTGCAGCAGTTCGATGAGGCTGGCGGCGGTGAAGGCGCTCTCGTTGACCGGCCCGAACTGTCGGGCGCTGAGCAGGGTGAACATGGGCCGCATCTGCTTGCCCTTGCGCTTCACGATGTAGTGCATGATGCGGTCCAGGAGGGCCGTCTTGCTGCGCATGGCCTCGCGGAAGTGTGGCTCGAAGGCCTTCATTTCCGCCGCGATGGGCCGTTGGATCTCCTCGAAGCCGCGCATGGTGCGGGGCCAAAGATCGTGATCATGGGCGCGCGCCGGCCGCCGATCCGGGGACCGGCGCGCCGGAAAGCATGGTGTGCCATCGCATAACTTCGCTGTGGATGCGGATACCCTCCCTGATGACGCGATCGGCCTGCGCTGCGGCCCTTGGCTTGGCGGCCCTGCTGGCCCATGGCCAGTCCAAGGACGCCAGGGCCCGCGTGCTGCTGCGCAAGGAGCGGATGGCGGCGCAATTCGACACGGTGAACGTGGTGAAGAACGTGGTGAAGGCCAACCCCTTGCTCTTCCTGCGCGGCGAGATACCGCTCTACTACGAGCGTGCGCTCACCTACAGGCTGAGCATGGAAGTGGGGGTGGGCGTCACCCTGCGCAACTACATGGCCATGACCTTCATGGGCGATGATGCCGATGACTTCGGGGCCGGCACGGAGATCATTCCCAACCTCAGCTACCGGATCGCCGCGCGTTTCTATTTGGAGGACGACCTGGAACCCCAGGGCTGGTATGTGCAGCCGGAGTTCGGCCATCTGGTCTACGCCAAGGACATCCGCGAGGTGGGCCCGAACGGTGTTTTCACGGAGGTTCGCTACCGGGACCAACGCACCTTCAATGATGTGCGTGCCCTGCTGGGCTACCAGATGTTGTCGAGTTCCAGCAATTGGCTGATCGACGTGTATGGCGGTGTCGCCTTCCGGGACCGCAACCTGCGCAAGGTGCAGGAGAACCTCGATCCCGCCACACGGCTCTATACCTACAAGGTGGTCGAGTCGAACGACATCATCCCGGCCTTTTTCCTGGGGGTGAAGGTGGGGGTCGGCTTTTGACCGGGAGCTTTGGCTTCCCTCTACTTCAGCACCCGTTCTCCGTCCTTCAGCGCCGGCTCGTTCTTGTTGGCGAGTTGACCGCAGGCCGCGTCGATGTCGCGACCCCGGCTGCGGCGGATGCGCGCGATGATGCCCTTGCGGTCCAGGTACTGCTGGAAGGCCTCCGCATCCCGGCTGTCCGTTCGGCCGAACTCGCCGCCATCGATGGGGTTGTACTCGATCAGGTTCACCTTGGCGTGTACGTCGCTGGCGTAGCGGACCAGTTCCTGCGCGTCCTGCAGCGAGTCGTTGAAGCCGCGCAACAGGATGTACTCGAAGGTGACGGGCAGCCTGGTGGTGCGCGTGTAGTAGCGCAGGGCGTCCTTCAGTTCCGCGAGCGAGTTCTGCTCGTTGATCGGCATGATGCGGTCACGTTTGGCATCGTTGGCGGCGTGCAGGCTGAGGGCGAGGTTGAAACGTGCGCCGTCATCGGCCAGCTTGCGGATCATCTTGGCGATGCCGGCCGTGCTCACCGTGATCCGTTTGGCGCCCATGCCCAGCCCGTCAGGCGCCGTGATGCGTTCGGCGCTGCGCAGCGTCTCGGCATAGTTGAGCAGCGGCTCGCCCATGCCCATGTACACGATGTTCGTGAGACCCTGCTGGTAGTACTTCCGCGCCAGCCGGTCGATCAGCACCACCTGGTCCACGATCTCGCCGGCGCTGAGATTGCGGATGCGCTTGAGCTTGCCCGTGGCGCAGAAGCTGCACGTGAGACTGCACCCGATCTGGCTGCTGATGCAGGCCGTCAGCCTTGTGGGGGTGGGGATGAGCACGCCTTCCACGATGTGTCCGTCCCACGTTCGGAAGGCGCACTTCACCGTGCCGTCCTGGCTGCGCTGCTCCTCGGCGAGCACCAGCGGTCGCAGCACCGTGCGCTCCGCGAGTTGTGCGCGGAAGGCCTTGGGCAGATCGCTCATGTCATCGAAGGCGTGGGCCTGCTTTTTCCAGAGCCACTCCCATAGTTGCTTGGCGCGGTAGGGCTTTTCACCGATCTCCGCGACGAGCGTTTTGGTCTCGTCGAACGTGAGCGCGCGGATGTCGGTGCTACGATCCATGACCTGAAGCTACATTTGCTTGGCCCAACGCGAGTTCCGCAAGGCGCATGTCCATCGCCGTGGTCACCTTCAGGTTGTTCTCCTCGCCCTCCACCAGCGCCACCTGCATGCCGATCCGCTCCACCAGCGTGGCCTCATCGGTGAAGGTGGGATCGTAGGGGAGCTCGAAGGCTTTGCGCAACAGACCCGTGTGGAAGCACTGTGGTGTTTGCACGGCCAGCAACCTGGAGCGGTCCAATGCGCGCGAGCCATCGGCCGTGGTCTCGCGGATGCTGGGCACCACGGGTACCACGGGGATCGCGGCGGCATGCCGGTCCGCGGCGGCGAAGCAGCGTGCGATCAGATCCACACTGACCAGGGGCCGCACACCATCGTGCACCGCCACCAGGCCATCGCCCCGCACGTGCGCAAGACCCGCCTTCACGCTGTGCCAGCGTTGCTCTCCGCCGGCGACCACCTCATGCTCGACGAAGAAGCGATGGCCCATGCACAGCGCCTTCCAGATGTCGAAGTGCTCCTTGGGCAGCACCACGATCAGCGGCATTTCCGGATCGAAGCGGTGGAGGGCTTCGATGGTCCACATCAGCAGGGGCTTGCCCTGGACCGTTTGGAATTGCTTGGGCACGGGCCCGCCCAAGCGTGTGCCACTTCCTCCGGCGACGATGATGGTGGAACGATCCATGGATCCTCACCGCTAAGGCGCGGTGGCGCAAAGGAACGCAGAGGTGAAAAAAGCCGGGATCCGCTTTTCCAGCGGCCCTCCGCGCCCTGGCGTCTCTGCGGTGGGACCGATCAGATGATCAACATCGCGTCCCCGTAGCTGAAGAAGCGGTACTTGTCCTTGATGGCCACCTTGTAGGCGTTCCACACATGCTCGTAGCCACCGAAGGCCGCCACCTGCATCAGCAGGGTGCTTTCGGGCATGTGGAAGTTGGTGACCATGCTGTCGGCGATGCTGAAGTCATAGGGCGGGAAGATGAACTTGTTCGTCCACCCGTTCATGGGCTTCATGTGGTTCTCGGTGCTCACGCTGCTTTCGATGGCGCGCATGGTGGTGGTGCCCACGCAGCACACCCGCTTGCGGGCATCCTTGGCCCGGTTCACCACGTCACAGGCCTCGCGGGTGATGATCACCTGTTCGCTGTCCATCTTGTGCTTGGTGAGGTCCTCCACCTCCACGGGGCGGAAGCTGCCCAGGCCCACGTGCAGGGTCACTTCGGCGAAGTGGATGCCCTTGAGTTCCATGCGCTTCATCAGTTCGCGGCTGAAGTGCAGGCCGGCGGTGGGGGCCGCCACGGCGCCTTCCTCCTTGGCGTAGATGGTCTGGTAGCGCTCGGCGTCGCTCGGCTCGGTCTCGCGGCGGATGTAGCGCGGCAGCGGCGTTTCGCCCATCTCGGTGATGGCGTTCTTGAACTCGTCGTAGGTGCCGTCGAACAGGAAGCGCAGCGTGCGGCCCCGGCTGGTGGTGTTGTCGATCACTTCCGCCACCAGCTCATCGTCCTTGCCGAAATAGAGCTTGTTGCCGATGCGGATCTTGCGCGCCGGGTCCACGATCACATCCCACAGCAGACTGTCGCGGTTCAGTTCGCGCAGCATGAACACCTCGATCTTGGCGCCCGTCTTCTCCTTGTTGCCCCACATGCGGGCGGGGAAGACCTTGGTGTTGTTCAGCAGGAAGGTGTCGCCCTCGTCGAAGTAGTC is a window from the Flavobacteriales bacterium genome containing:
- a CDS encoding aspartate-semialdehyde dehydrogenase, with the protein product MKVAVVGATGLVGGVMLKVLQERRFPVDELLAVASERSVGGKVRFGGREVPVIGMEEAVARKPDLALFSAGGATSLEWAPRFAEAGCTVIDNSSAWRMLPDKKLIVPEINGHLLAAEDRIIANPNCSTIQLVLALAPLHRAFTAKRVVVSTYQSVTGTGAKAVRQMEDERAGIEGEKAYPHRIDRNVIPRCDAFLDNGYTKEEMKVVHETHKILDPAIRVTCTAVRVPVTGGHSEAVNVEFERPFTLDEVRCLLREAPGLELLDDPAKDEYPMPLLADGRDEVFVGRLRMDESQPNTLNLWVVADNLRVGAATNAVRIAEHLHTHGFLKGSPAAAQA
- a CDS encoding lamin tail domain-containing protein encodes the protein MLRTTLIALFAACIALPVRAQFTDGFDDGDFTNDPTWSGDAGLFTIVQEAGSNMLRSNSPGAATYHLSTPSLQAANAQWEFFLNLKFATSGTNYVDVYLMSPQADLIPRPEGYFVRIGDTPDHIVLYRRVGTTNTALAESPNGTVGSSSNNPFRIRVTRDADDLWTLAYQPGGTGNFTLAGTATDATFNSCTHFGVLIVQSAAAGPINNHFFDDFIVGNIPVDGTPPTIVGVDVVDATQVDVRFDEPVTLPSANIAANYALAPAIAINSAQQDGVDPTKVRLVLAQAMQNGTTYTLTVNGVEDAAGNATVGATGQFLYFVPDVPAYREVVINELMPDPNPPVGLPDAEYIELFNATTDKYFDLAGWRITTLSTSATLPAHPLGPGDHVVFVNNAQLPNFSAFPNVRGYSLSNTALLNAGTTVTLEAPGNVAIDVVAYTSDWYQDPDKVNGGWSLEQVDPYAPCSGAQNWRASVASLGGTPGSPNSVLQTTPDDTPPALVQAQVLSANALQLVFSEGLDGASIPGATYTITPFVPVTSVLPQPPINQLVQVLLGAPLEEGVMHTITVTGVADCSGNTIATANSAQFLFFTPAAPAFRDVVINELMVDPTPTVGLPDAEYIELFNTTTDKFFDLAGWRITTLTTSATLPSYALLPGEHVVFVNNAQVPNFSAIPNVAGYGLSTTALLNDGTTLTLEGPGGAPVDVVAYTSAWYRDPAKSDGGWSLEQIDPYLPCSGAFNWRASTGIAGGTPGEANAVLQVAPDTAPPVLEKILPLSETLLELVFNEGLGGESVLDATYTITPFLPVNGIISLPPINQRVQLILGAAMEIGTIYTLVVEGVDDCSGNAITGANSAQFALPEAPEAGDVVVNEVLPNPITTGGEYVEVYNRSTKVLSLQGWKMANESGGAVANPRVISNEPLLLFPGEYMLFTRNPFVTAQQFPLGRSGRFVTVNLPSYTNTSGVVVVLSDQDDVIDLFRYDDKLHFPLLRNVKGVSLERQDPDRPTDDRTNWHSASEYVGFGTPGYENSQYAPAPRPTGEMTIEPAIFSPDNDGYQDVLTIAFRFDQPGFVGTMRVYDIAGREVRRLMDSQLLGTLGAVSWDGIQDNGSKARMGPYIVHFEVYDLAGNVETFRKTVTLAHRLD
- a CDS encoding SsrA-binding protein, yielding MRRAFFLTLARLNKLLLPKVRPERMMRLGGHHKLLLAWRYWVTRNALD
- a CDS encoding OmpA family protein — its product is MITRILYPALVLVLVLPSCVAKKKYVSATDHVSRLQADSTRQVARIAQLEGGLKSTQSDLAAIQGKSKVLEGELELLQKSLTNSEAMLSKKDAELLDKVRRMDELNRKLDAQTNALNSLRRKVADALVNFKSDELTVTMKDGKVYVSLSEKLLFKSGSADVDPKGKEAIGQLAQVLNANADIGVMVEGHTDTIPIASGRFKDNWELSTARATSIVRILTTDHKLDPKRVTSAGRGEWIPVASNREADGRARNRRTEIILTPDLKELFQLVGEP
- a CDS encoding cation transporter, translating into MGGHHQHAHGTTPPPPPSVVALRTAFFLNLAFTVVEAIGGWLTNSIAVLTDAVHDLGDCLVLGAAWYLQGVATRGRDIRYSYGYARYSMLGGWLASVILIVGAVFMFTVSIPRLFAPVEPHSTGMMAIAVFGLLMNGLAAWRLHGGRTLNERGAYLHLLEDVLGWAAVLVGAIVIHFTGWAVVDPLLAMGISAYILVNAMGTLRKGTAILMQAQPHGVAAASVEAALLAIPGVRALTDAHTWSLDGEYVVASVHLEVATGSLEESHAIKELARHALHELGVHHATIELQWPGEHVDHLHR
- the dnaG gene encoding DNA primase, which produces MIQPHAIQQVKDAMRVEEVVGEFVALKRKGARWLGLCPFHNEKTPSFNVTPNLGIYKCFGCGESGDAIGFLRKHEHLSYVEAIRWLAKRYNIDLPEEEATPEQQEEQNEREALAVIQRWALEWSVEHLWNTDEGRRIGLSYFVERGFSEATIRSFQLGYVPEQGNAFATAALAHGFDPELLEKAGWIKRREDGTAWDFFAGRVIFPILGLSGQPIAFGARTLRNDKKLAKYFNSPESALYVKSRSLYGIHHAKKAIAEQELCYLVEGYTDVIALHQAGIVNTVASSGTSLTEDQVRLIKRYAPTVCILYDGDAAGMKASLRGIDLVLQEGLNVKVVTFPEGEDPDSFAKARGSSEVRTYLEEQAKDFLVFKAALLMADVGQDPVKRSQAIHEIVDSIALVPDQILRALYLRECARMLEVSEQALISEMNKALRRRHKRRHEDAAMADEPIATLSAPSQETLEDVGTTPQERDLLRILLNYGHQRIMVPVQDENGATTVDESSLAEVMFELLALDDILFDDPLLLAIYLDYRHSLNLGQNVDNTRYVGHDEEQWRRTAIDLLTERHLLSPNWQARHKIHVRHESHELYDALEEAVDILKERRVDRLLRDLDDKLGDVPYEEQLLVLAEKNRLIQVKTKLARKTGRVVVG